Genomic DNA from Cucurbita pepo subsp. pepo cultivar mu-cu-16 chromosome LG13, ASM280686v2, whole genome shotgun sequence:
GTACTATTTAAACCAAATAATGATATTAACATCTACAATTGCTTTCATAATGGTTTGTAATGATCAAGTTTGGTGAACTATAATGGGTTGTCTTATAACCCATCGATAAACACTCTCGAAGATCAGTTTCTAGACACTCTAGCTTTTGGGTCTGAGCTTTACTTTCGTAGGGTCTGAAATTTGGGCTTTAGCATTTATTGGCTTCCATTACTGTATTTGGGTCATTTTCAGATGTGCAGTGCTCTTGATTCTGCTACTAAGTTGGTTGAATCAACCACAAAATCAAGATTTTTGCAGGAGAAGATTGTGGAGGAGCTTGAACATGTTTTTGAAAAGGGACATTCTACAAGAGCAGCCGCCATGGTCCACCCTATCCAGTTGTAGCTCTCAAGTTGCTCAGAATGAAGGTCAGCTTAGGCTTTTTATGCATTACATTAAGGATGTTCTCATATTTCAAGCATGGTGGAACTGTTCTTATTTGAGCAATATTCATATTCACACCTTTGATTCATGCACTTGTTTTTCTTATGCATTAGGTGTAGTTGAAATAAATAGACTAAGACTCTACTTTcaacatttaagtttatttcattTCGGTCCTCGaacttttataatatatgttttggttctttaactttcaaaaaataactattttgaTCGTTACATTTTGCTCTATAGATAATTTTAATCCATAGAATAGCAATAGAATGTatagttgaaattgaaaaattttcaTCGGTACCCGTGAACCAATGTAGTTGCACCAtatgataattttaattattgtttttttttttttatcatgtgaaataaaaagaaaaacataagcTTCCATTTCAAGCAATAAGGATGAATGAAAACTTAGGAAAAGCGACAAGAcatgcatttcttttttcctttaattttcatttttttggaaattataAGGTAAATAAATTGTCGCATTCAAATTCTCACATGGCTTTccccattttaattaattaattaattccaccttttccaattttaattttccaccCACCAGACCACTCACTCCCACGtgaaaaaaagtgatttttttctttatataaattaacgtaacttaataataaatttaacgttaaaaatgtactttctgtCCTTGATGCCTctccaatatttttaattttatatttaaaaatacaggacagtataatttaatttaatttattttattttagggaTTTTTctgataaattatttataaatttatttatttaccctaatgaatatatttctatttaaacaaatattcGAAACTacaggtatatatatatatatatatatatatatatatatatatatatatatagtaagttGAATGTcagatttttaaatataattaatttatgaaatgaaaGTGAAAGATATCGGTGATACCAATAGGCATAGCTGTCAAGCTTCAACTAATCCTATATAAACTCGTAATCCAAGGCTGACGTATCTGATTAGGTAACCTAATTCATATCcacattataaatttattccattttctttttattttttttaaaaaatcagaaTTATGACgtaattattcttaaaaatagaaaattaaataaaattggataTCAAATATTAATGTTATAGTCATAATTTGTAGAAATAATATAACGAAAATGaccatatattattaaataggATAATCAcaaacatattatttatttatttaattattgtggATATTCTTGATTTGTGTGGAGATGGGCAGAGACGACAAGCTATTAATACCAAACGAATATTTTATAAGGAAACAAACACTGTCTGGAAGCCACGAACGACATTGCATGTCTCTTGAGCTTTGAATGTTATGGTTCTTTGCTTTCAAtcttttcttcatcaaaatttataataaaaagatttgGTCAATTAAAGTTGCAGTGATAACAGAAGAAGCTGCTCCCTTTGCATCGAGAAAgacaattaaatattcaaacaaataaaaaaattatttaagagTCACAGTCAAGATTATGAGTGTTTATATGACTCAAAAATTCGACCAATTTAAACTAACTAacataaatcattttttttttgttggtttgcgggttaataaatttattttttgactCGAGtaacccaaaaataaagtttctaattgttggatgataaaagtcccacatcggttaatttagagaatgatcatgagtttataaacaagaatactctctccattagtgtgaggtcttttggggaaactcatagcaaagccatgaaagcttatgctcaaagtggacaatactatttccattggtatgaggccgtACTTTGTTTAAAGGGAGGGAGGGTTTATTGTGTTCATCCAACACTAACACTAAAAAGGGAAATTATTAATAGAATTAGCATAAAaagtaaattgaaaaaacGGTGGGATTGAGACACAAATTTAAGGAACTTAGTGCGGTTGAGGTTTGTTAGGTcaatatttagaatttaattacACTCCAACGGATCAGaacggaaaaagaaaataaaagaaaaaggatattTGGAGATGAGATCTCACGTGGACAGTCATGTTACTGATGTCGGGACTGACGTGGCAATGGATATGGCCTATGGGTTCATGAATTGGTCGGGGAAGTTTCTTCATTCTTTAGCACTCTCCAAacctaatatttttctttgattgcgagacattatatttttctacTACTACGCTATTTTGTGCTCGGATGTACGTAGGTGGAGTTTGATTAAgctaaaaaatttgtttagacCGATTTGAATCTTTAGTTGGTTGAGCTGGTGACCCGAACAACTCGAATTGTTCACAATCTAActctttattttctaattgagttgagttagattgttcggttgttcttttttaaaaaaatattttaaaaattatacttgtACACCGTCTACGTTacaataataactaaaatttcataaattcaaacatcaaatatttgCATGTATTATTTAcaaatgttaatttttatttttgaaagtaGGGTAGGTTTGAGTTGTAACCTTATTTTGTGGTTGGTCGATTtgacctgaaaaaaaaaaaagtcaaccgGAAAacttaatcaatttttttgtttttttcaaagTTCAAACCCTACCCAaacggaaaaagaaaaaatccaacTCAACCATATAGTTTGGATTGCGTAATCTGAGTTGATGGAGTTATTGGGTTATATAAATACCCGAGTATGTGTTTTTCTTAGTTCATAGAAACGTTTTATGCTTTTATAGGATGAcacggaaaaaaaaagtatttttaataggAATGGTTTGAAATTGATCACTTTTTCGAATATCATAAGCTCTTCTACTATTGAATCAAAGGTCTTCCACACTTTCAAATGTTGCAATACTAatttaacgtttcatgaatcTTTCAAAACGACCGTTACAACCGAAGTTCGTTATAATTTATGAGCGATGGTCCATTATTTCAACAGTGATTTGGTCCACTAAGATGATTATTgttcaaaacaagaaaaatagtatCATGCATAAGTTTTAGATAAGTTtgattgaaatataaaaagggaaaatggaAAGACTCGACTGATTGCTTACGTAGTAATGCCGTATAAAACTCTATAATCTTAAATGTCTTTTCGGCCAATCATAAGTCGCTTAGTCATCATAGCTTTCGTCTTCCCCTCTAATCACCCATAAACGATATCCATTTATGAAACAGGCACCCCTACAATTCGTCGAGCAAATCAGTCAACTTCAAACTAGATTTGTTGTGTAAAAAGTGTGTTACGACTCGTGGCGGCTTGCCTAGTGGAGGCAGCTCTTCTGTGCTGACTCAAAGTGAGGCAGAGATGACTAAGTTACATATGGAATATGACGATGATAACAACATGTCCTAGAAGGAGATAACATGTGAAGCCAACGACCCACTAAGAGTCATGTATCTACAACTAGATCCCCGAACCGCTGTAACCCAGACAAAAGAAAGACGAAACTTGCATCGACGATCGACGGATATACAAGGGTGTCTGTACATGTTGTTTaagaaactaaacaaaaaagcTTCCCTCAACCTCTGATGGGCTTTCAGCTCACCAGGGTGGCTGTTTCCTCCCACAAAGCAGCtcaaaatcattcaaaaactTTACACTTTTTAAGCGCTCATATCACAAAACCTCCCtttaattctattttgaaCAGCTTTGACAGCAGCCACTCTAGCACCATTGGCAGCTCTGTTTGCTGCTACCACTGCCTTgttcacctcctcctccaccgGCCCGATCTCGATCGCCTTCTCCGCCGTCTTCCTTGCAGCCTAATATGGCGTCAAGGTTAGTAGACTAAATCAGTATAAGAATTGGTGACAGAACAAACTCACTCTTACCTGAACTGCCCCAAGGACTAAGTCAgtaagaggaggaagagggcGCTTGAGACAGCCACCATCCCATTCCCCGCATCGACTCTCGACGTTTCGGAACGTATACATACCGAACCCTTGCTTCCGACCTTCATGCCACGACCCTTCATAACAATGCCCATTGCCAAAGTGATACACACCAAATCCATGGATTTTGTCCCCAAAATACTCCCCTGCATATCTATCTCCATTCCTGCATACAAACGCATACATAtctcataaacattgaattgAACAGCCACCACAGATCATATGATACACAAGACAACACAAAGATTCACCTAAAATGGTAACAGCCAAGGCCATGCTTGGCGCCATACTTGAACTCCCCCACATAGCAGCTACCATCAGAGCAGGTTTGAATCCCAACCCCATGGCTCTGTCCCTTAAACCATTCCCCTGCATAAGAATCGCCTGTGTAGAACCTATAAACCCCAAATCCATGCCGCAAGCCCTGCCGGTACTGCCCCCTGTATCGGCTCCCTCTCGCCCAGCTCTCAATTCCATACCCATCGTATCGGCCGTCGATCCAATCGCCTTCATATCTTCCATTGGCGAAGTAATTATAAACCCCACTTCCATTGCACGTCCCTTTATGAAACTCGCCCTCGTAGAAATCCCCATTGCTGTAAAACTCGACCCCTTCTCTGATAATTTGCCGCTTCTTCTTGGCTTCCAAATTGGAATTCGGAGTACCAATAAACCACTTCACCGGCTTCGCATTGGTACTCGAAAACCCAAACCGCCGACCATTTTCGTCGCGTAACTGTTTCAAAATCGAAACCGTCCGATGGATTAAACCCTTGTTTCTGTTAGCGAAGAACAGTAAAATCGCAACGAAAACCAACGCCAGTAGAAGATTCTCTGACGTCGCTATCTCTTTCTGTTCCTTTCGCGCATAAACGAAGAAACAGAACCAAGAAATGGAGAAGAGACTGAAAGAAGCAAAACACGCCGACCAATTCCTCCCCAACGATCGGCTCCGGCGAAGCATCTTGTTTTTCCGATTCCGGTCTTCATTTTCAGATTCGATTTCATCCTCCTCGGTAACTGAAGACAAACTCTGAATCGATCGGACGGTGGGGGATGAGCGAAGGAGAGAAGATTGCGTTCTCGTAAGTTTCGCCGGAGTTTTCTGGCCGTCCATcggagaaacaaaaaacccaaaaacagTAGGAATCTCCCGAAAATTTCACTTCCCAGTGTTAAACGGATCTTTCCACCTTTTCCCGTTCGGTAAGCTCTGTATCTCGAAATTCTTCTAATAAGAAAGGCATATTCAGAGGCCGCCGGCAATAAACTCTCCGGCGATGGCTCACGATACGCAGAGAATTAGAAGAATGGCGCAAGTTAGCAAAAAACTCGGAGAAGGTTTATCGTAATTcggaagagagaaaaataacgtgtttctagagagagaaggatTGGGGGCGGGTTTAGATGGATTTTATTATAGGAACGAAAGGGAGGGAGTGAGATTTAATTACAACCGTCTGATGGGAATCTAACGGAGCggaattttaaaagaatattgacCGTTGGATGGAGAGCTATTGTTGCCGGGAAGATATGGTCGTCGGATCAAGATTCGGTCTTCTTTTTCACTTTACTGTGACAGGTGTGGCACGTGCTACCACAGTCTTagcaaaataaaaactcaGTTCAAAAGAGGAAATTATCCCATGCAGCAAATACCACTTTTGACCGTCCGCCCAAATTCATCACAATTTTTTACGTCCCCCAATCACCGTTCGTATCTAATCTGACTTGTGGGACCACATTTTGAATGGCTCTGATTGGCCGGTCGTGGGACCCGGAGACAGGGaaaattaaggttttttttttttttttttcaaatttcatgaaCAAGTCTAAATGCCTGTGTCCGTGTTTGTAGGTCGTGGtagaaatattttctatttagttTTGCTCTTTTTAGGAacataattatgaattttttttttattatatgaatgaTTATAAGAACATAATTATGATTAGATTATAgggacaattttttttaaataattaaaaaaataactaataatCCAATCAAACTCGATTGGATTGgatatgattatgaatttttttgggATTGTTTCGATTACCaactaaataaactaaatttcaAGTTGTTCTAAAGATTTTTTCGTcctctctaaatttttaattttacaagtttcataaattatttaaaaaacaattattttataaatgcaTTAACGAACAATTAATTAAGGGGAATgtagatttaaaataattttcaaggcattaattaacattatttagatggtggtgttttttttttaaaaaattaaaaatactcttatacAATCCAACCGGCGGGAAGCAAGAACCGCCGCCATGAACGGAGGCGTGTCTACTCGGAAtcggaggaagaagatgaagaagataaagaagaagaagcccaAATGGAAACCGAAAGCAAACGCTTGGATTTCCATCCCAAAACGAGCTTATTGCTGCCCAATTCCTCAACTCTGTACCCATCATTGAACAAATCCACCAACAGCCTCGCTTGGCAGTGATTCGCAAAGCTAATCGCCGCCGCCTTCAATCCCATCTTCTCCAATCTCTCTCCCCACGAACAATTCTCCTCCGCAGCCGTCGCCGCCCTCTGCGGCTGTCCGATTCGCTTCAGAGTAGCCGAGATTCTCGGGCCGAGGAATACTTTTTCCACCAATCCTCTTGCTCTGTTTTTCATCGGAATTCCTGCTTCGAGTGAGTCATAAATCGCCGAGTAACGCTCTAATGAATCGAGGAATTGGACCTTGTAATCGCCGTCGATGGTGGGTCCATGTTCGATTTCCTCTTCGACTAAAGTAACCAGTCTTGGATTTAAGGTCTTGGCGCCGGCGAGAAAAGAGTCGATGGATTCCGGCGAAGTGTTACTGAAATGAGGGAGATGAAGCACACAATTCACCACCAGTGCTTCACCTCTCACTAATTTCAATCCGGACGGACGAAAACTCTCGTCGGAGTCCAATTTAcattgatgaaatgaaaagggtTGACCAATTGAAGCTGCAAACGCCACCAATCGCCGCCCTGTCTCCTGAACAGTCCCAATCCATCTCCGGCTGCTGGGTCCTCTGGAAATGGCGGTGATTCTCAGATGAGGGGCCGGCGGGCTATCCTTCCTCGACACAAGAGCCTGCATCAACGACGCCCATTGAATCCCTTCCATTATATTGTAATCCACGATGTGGACTCTTCTATCATCCGCCACTGCCTCCAAAATCGCCTGATTTGCTGTGAAATGCCCGAATTTCACATAAGGGGACATCTCTTGAAGCAATTGAAACGCCGCCAGAACGTCCGTCGGACTATGATCATCACGGTGGAGATGGTGGGGTTTATTCGAACCGCCGCCGGACACGGCCGCGTAATCGAGCAAATCCTGGAAGGATTGGGCATAATACGCGGTGAGGCGTTCGAGGTTAGTCCCGTGGGATGTTGAAACCAATTCATTGAGTCGAATCAATATCACCTGAGCCAAATCACGGCTCTTGTGGTCGCCGAACATGGCGTCGGCAACCGCCATGAGGAGGTGATAAAGCCTTAAGCTTTTaaactcctcctcctcctcctcccgaTCCTCCGCTGGATTGGACGGAGAGTTGCAGTTAGTACCGCCGTCGACCTCAACTACCTGCGGCGAATATGGCAGAGCGTCAATGGACATGATCGAGTCAAAGAGGTCGTGAAAGTCATCATCGGAGTTGTTAGTGGAGGTGCTGTAATCGGAGACGGCGACGCCGTTAAAAGCGTTGTCGACGGCCATTGCCATGGGTTagtgaactaaaaaaacactAATTAGGGGAAGGAAAACGTCAATGATTAGGGAGAATTAAGCAAAATAAtgatgattaattaattatttaaaacattaattaacaTTGTTTAGGCGGcgttgttcttgtttgtttttgtttatgtcCTTACCTTTGATTAAAGACATTGATAGGGAAATGTATGATTAAATTGGGGtcccataaaaatttaaaataataataattaaaaaaaacttactaATTTCgaccattttatttaaatgatatCCACCACGTAATTAagttaattcttttttttttctaaaaaaaaatcaaaatttgattaaatttgtcctacaattttatttttaaggttattataaaaattaaaaatatttaactttcgttttaatttatattttagttagtaatataatatatattatatttaattaaattttattatattgatttagttaatttattagCCCATACTGCAATCGCATTGGTGGTCCTGTAAAATGCAAAGCCCAAACTAGAAGGCCCATTAAGAAATGGGCCCAGAACGTACGATATGAGTCAAAGTGGGCCACAGTCATCCCAGTCCAGATTAGGCCCATTTGGTATATGGGCTTACTCAATTCTTAGGTCCTTAATTTGCCAccattttaaacaaataaaaataaaataataatttataccTAAAATAtgtgttaattaattttggagagatttatttaaaaaaaagactaaaaaaattctaaaaaaatgaattatttgggttttgaattaaaaaatatttatgatgaTTGTGAAGTGAactttgaaacaaaaatgagagagaataAGGAATAGGGTAGATTCAATGTAATAGGGGACACAACAAATAAGCAAGAGTGGGATccattagattttttttctaaacaataaaattataaaaaaattataaaaattctcGTGAAAGAGAACGTACGAAGAGGATTGTAACATGAACGAAGCATAGAGGTCGACCTCTTTCAAATATACAATGTGGGTTTAGACAATGCAATGTATTTGGACTATTTGGACTCTCGTGTTGATCCAAATGAATCATCTTTTCTATAAAAGTAAATCTTTGTCTACTAGACACGTAACAACTGAAACCTACtgctagttgatattgtctgttttgactcgttacggTTTGCtgtcagtctcatggttttaaaacaagtctactaaggagagatttttcataccattataaagaatgattcattGTCCTCtacaaccgatatgagatctcacaaaataaGAGGATAGTAAATTACAATAacgaaaataaaacatttatttaatttatcgGGGTTCAATAGAAGCTCCATAAACgaatatcattttcttcatcaacAATGGGTGGATCAAATAGAGTCCCATCCATCATATGCTCAATGTACTTCGGGGTGACTATGTCATCAAAGTTAAACCACAACGGCTCCATTGTCATAATCGAATCGTTATTCGACGTTGATGGaacggaggaggaggaagaagaccgTGGCGATAACGGGACATCGATCGATCCAACCTTGTTCTCAACATATCCGTCAAAGGAGGCAGCATTGGCAGCGGCTTCCGCGGCGACTCTTTTGATGGACTTTGGAGACATGAGAGTGGCGGCGGAGTCTTTGAGGCACAAGAGGGCGGCGTTGTAGGCTCTGGCGGCGGCCTCCGCCGTGGGATATgaacctaaccatattctaGCCTTTTGATTTGGGGGTCTAATTTCAGAAACCCATGAGCCCCAGCTTCTCATTCTCACTCCCTTGTATTTACTTTTACTTGCTGAAGCTGTTGGCTGA
This window encodes:
- the LOC111809066 gene encoding nodulation-signaling pathway 2 protein isoform X2: MAMAVDNAFNGVAVSDYSTSTNNSDDDFHDLFDSIMSIDALPYSPQVVEVDGGTNCNSPSNPAEDREEEEEEFKSLRLYHLLMAVADAMFGDHKSRDLAQDLLDYAAVSGGGSNKPHHLHRDDHSPTDVLAAFQLLQEMSPYVKFGHFTANQAILEAVADDRRVHIVDYNIMEGIQWASLMQALVSRKDSPPAPHLRITAISRGPSSRRWIGTVQETGRRLVAFAASIGQPFSFHQCKLDSDESFRPSGLKLVRGEALVVNCVLHLPHFSNTSPESIDSFLAGAKTLNPRLVTLVEEEIEHGPTIDGDYKVQFLDSLERYSAIYDSLEAGIPMKNRARGLVEKVFLGPRISATLKRIGQPQRAATAAEENCSWGERLEKMGLKAAAISFANHCQARLLVDLFNDGYRVEELGSNKLVLGWKSKRLLSVSIWASSSLSSSSSSSDSE
- the LOC111809066 gene encoding nodulation-signaling pathway 2 protein isoform X1 → MAMAVDNAFNGVAVSDYSTSTNNSDDDFHDLFDSIMSIDALPYSPQVVEVDGGTNCNSPSNPAEDREEEEEEFKSLRLYHLLMAVADAMFGDHKSRDLAQVILIRLNELVSTSHGTNLERLTAYYAQSFQDLLDYAAVSGGGSNKPHHLHRDDHSPTDVLAAFQLLQEMSPYVKFGHFTANQAILEAVADDRRVHIVDYNIMEGIQWASLMQALVSRKDSPPAPHLRITAISRGPSSRRWIGTVQETGRRLVAFAASIGQPFSFHQCKLDSDESFRPSGLKLVRGEALVVNCVLHLPHFSNTSPESIDSFLAGAKTLNPRLVTLVEEEIEHGPTIDGDYKVQFLDSLERYSAIYDSLEAGIPMKNRARGLVEKVFLGPRISATLKRIGQPQRAATAAEENCSWGERLEKMGLKAAAISFANHCQARLLVDLFNDGYRVEELGSNKLVLGWKSKRLLSVSIWASSSLSSSSSSSDSE
- the LOC111808738 gene encoding ethylene-responsive transcription factor ERF014-like; the encoded protein is MVKKELGKDHHQPTASASKSKYKGVRMRSWGSWVSEIRPPNQKARIWLGSYPTAEAAARAYNAALLCLKDSAATLMSPKSIKRVAAEAAANAASFDGYVENKVGSIDVPLSPRSSSSSSVPSTSNNDSIMTMEPLWFNFDDIVTPKYIEHMMDGTLFDPPIVDEENDIRLWSFY
- the LOC111808241 gene encoding uncharacterized protein LOC111808241; amino-acid sequence: MDGQKTPAKLTRTQSSLLRSSPTVRSIQSLSSVTEEDEIESENEDRNRKNKMLRRSRSLGRNWSACFASFSLFSISWFCFFVYARKEQKEIATSENLLLALVFVAILLFFANRNKGLIHRTVSILKQLRDENGRRFGFSSTNAKPVKWFIGTPNSNLEAKKKRQIIREGVEFYSNGDFYEGEFHKGTCNGSGVYNYFANGRYEGDWIDGRYDGYGIESWARGSRYRGQYRQGLRHGFGVYRFYTGDSYAGEWFKGQSHGVGIQTCSDGSCYVGEFKYGAKHGLGCYHFRNGDRYAGEYFGDKIHGFGVYHFGNGHCYEGSWHEGRKQGFGMYTFRNVESRCGEWDGGCLKRPLPPLTDLVLGAVQAARKTAEKAIEIGPVEEEVNKAVVAANRAANGARVAAVKAVQNRIKGRFCDMSA